One Nostoc punctiforme PCC 73102 DNA window includes the following coding sequences:
- a CDS encoding (2Fe-2S)-binding protein: MKFRLRRRRLGQLMLVSTVATTLSSFAEKTVAQTPIKRTTPMLKSSISETMKVTLQVNGTKHSLQIEPRVTLLDALREYIGLTGSKKGCDHAQCGACTVLVDGQRINSCLTFAIMHTDAAITTIEGLAQGDNLHPMQAAFVARDAFQCGYCTPGQICSAVSLVNEGHAKSDDDIRELMSGNICRCGAYPNIVAAVRDVLEGKKDAAV, translated from the coding sequence ATGAAGTTTCGCCTAAGACGGCGTAGATTGGGCCAATTGATGCTCGTCAGTACAGTAGCGACTACGCTCAGTAGTTTTGCAGAGAAAACTGTGGCACAAACTCCGATAAAAAGAACTACCCCCATGCTGAAAAGTTCGATATCTGAAACTATGAAGGTGACGCTACAGGTGAACGGAACAAAACATAGTTTGCAAATTGAACCGCGTGTTACCTTACTTGATGCACTTCGCGAATACATAGGGCTAACTGGTAGTAAAAAAGGTTGTGACCACGCTCAATGCGGTGCTTGTACAGTGCTGGTTGATGGACAGCGAATTAACTCCTGCCTGACTTTTGCCATCATGCACACAGATGCTGCCATTACAACTATTGAAGGTCTGGCACAAGGAGACAATCTGCACCCGATGCAAGCCGCATTTGTTGCCCGCGACGCATTTCAGTGCGGTTATTGCACACCGGGACAAATTTGTTCGGCGGTGAGTTTAGTCAACGAAGGACACGCTAAGTCAGATGACGACATTCGGGAATTGATGAGCGGTAATATCTGCCGTTGCGGTGCTTATCCAAATATCGTGGCTGCTGTCCGCGATGTCTTAGAAGGAAAAAAAGATGCAGCCGTTTAA
- a CDS encoding FAD binding domain-containing protein: protein MQPFNYQKARQAENAVALVAPDAEASYLAGGTSLIDLMKLNVQTPRELVDINPLPLSKIEMQSNNLRIGAMARNSDVAYDAIIQKRYPVLSEALLSGASPQLRNMATVGGNLLQRTRCYYFRDTSMPCNKRVPGSGCAAIEGYNRIHAILGGSDRCIATHPSDMAVAMVALDAVVQTRGPNGERSIPLVDFHLVPGETPERETVLQHGELIVAVDLPASPNAARSHYLKVRDRASYAFAMVSVAAALDIQNGIIRSARIALGGVGTKPWRAYDAEKALLNKPANQAAFQAAANTAVAGAKPQKYNGFKVELAKRTIVKALTTVGGMA from the coding sequence ATGCAGCCGTTTAACTATCAAAAAGCGCGACAAGCGGAAAATGCCGTGGCATTGGTGGCTCCAGATGCCGAAGCCTCCTATCTTGCTGGTGGTACCAGCCTAATCGATTTGATGAAGTTGAATGTGCAAACGCCAAGAGAGTTGGTTGATATTAACCCACTCCCACTAAGCAAGATAGAAATGCAAAGTAACAATCTGCGGATTGGAGCAATGGCACGTAATAGCGATGTTGCTTATGATGCAATAATTCAAAAGCGTTACCCTGTGCTGTCAGAAGCGTTGTTGTCTGGAGCATCACCGCAACTGCGAAACATGGCAACAGTGGGCGGAAATTTGCTACAACGTACCCGGTGTTACTACTTCCGCGATACTTCCATGCCCTGCAATAAGCGCGTTCCTGGTTCCGGTTGTGCGGCAATTGAGGGTTATAATCGGATTCATGCAATTCTCGGCGGTAGCGATCGCTGTATTGCCACTCATCCTTCTGATATGGCGGTGGCAATGGTGGCACTTGATGCGGTTGTGCAAACACGAGGGCCGAATGGAGAGCGGAGTATTCCCCTTGTAGATTTTCATCTTGTCCCTGGCGAGACACCAGAACGGGAAACAGTTTTACAACATGGAGAGTTGATTGTTGCCGTTGACTTACCTGCTTCACCCAATGCAGCCCGATCGCACTATTTAAAAGTTCGCGATCGCGCCTCTTATGCTTTTGCAATGGTATCAGTGGCGGCGGCGCTAGATATTCAAAATGGGATCATTCGCTCGGCTCGCATTGCCCTTGGTGGGGTAGGGACAAAACCGTGGCGTGCCTACGATGCAGAAAAAGCGCTTTTGAATAAACCAGCAAACCAAGCAGCATTTCAAGCAGCAGCAAATACTGCCGTTGCTGGAGCTAAACCTCAAAAATACAACGGGTTTAAAGTCGAACTGGCTAAACGCACCATTGTTAAGGCGCTGACAACAGTAGGAGGGATGGCATGA
- a CDS encoding xanthine dehydrogenase family protein molybdopterin-binding subunit: MNASDTNIVVGKPLNRVDGYLKVTGEARYAAEFPVAKMTYGVTIQSAIAKGKIAQIDTKAAEQVPGVLAVITHLNAPKADGEKGGGHKVQVLQDNTVLYSGQHIGVVVADTFERAMYAASLVQVRYDEEKPTINMRENLAKAYFPKGKIPREESPDSSHGNVKQGLANAAVRVEQTYTTPVENHNPMEPHATTAVWQGDQLLLYDATQGIFSTQQKVAEVLGIEPEKVRIMSYFVGGGFGCKGSAWSHVPLAAIAARQVNRPVKLVLGRIQMYGPVGFRPETIQQVSLGATREGKLTALRHTGTSQTSTFDEFIEPVGKSARMIYACPNIETSHRLVQLDQGTPTYMRAPGEASGSFALESAMDELAYALNIDPVELRLRNHADVDPSKGLPWSSKSLIQCYKTGAEKFGWQKRNPQPRSMRDGNYLIGWGMATATYPTNRSPASAIAKIMADGTAVVQSGSQDIGTGTYTVMTQVAAEALGLAVEKVRFELGDTKMPKTPVSGGSQTAASVSSAVHLAGNQARSKLLQLALADEKSPLYSSNAEDVIAQNGSFFLKNKSSVSETYQAILARHGMKTIEARADAKLGDEQKKFSMHAFGSQFAEVRVNPDSGEVRVTRWVGSFGVGRILNAKTANSQLIGGIVYGIGMALMEHTIIDPNLGRVVNHDLAEYHVPVNADVPDIEVLFVDEHDPHINPLGVKGIGEIGITGTAAAIANAVYHATGKRVRDLPITLDKLL, translated from the coding sequence ATGAATGCAAGTGATACAAATATAGTTGTCGGCAAACCACTCAACCGAGTTGATGGTTATCTTAAGGTGACAGGTGAAGCACGCTATGCAGCAGAGTTTCCAGTTGCAAAAATGACTTATGGAGTCACAATTCAAAGTGCGATCGCTAAAGGGAAGATTGCCCAAATCGATACAAAGGCGGCGGAGCAAGTACCGGGTGTATTAGCAGTTATTACCCACCTCAACGCGCCCAAAGCTGATGGAGAAAAGGGCGGCGGTCATAAGGTGCAAGTGTTACAAGATAACACTGTACTGTATAGCGGTCAGCATATTGGTGTCGTCGTTGCCGATACCTTTGAACGAGCGATGTATGCTGCCTCACTCGTACAAGTTCGCTATGACGAAGAGAAACCCACCATCAATATGCGGGAGAATCTCGCTAAAGCATACTTTCCTAAAGGTAAAATCCCTAGAGAGGAATCGCCTGATTCATCTCACGGCAATGTCAAACAGGGACTAGCGAATGCTGCTGTGCGCGTCGAGCAAACCTATACCACTCCAGTGGAAAATCACAATCCGATGGAGCCTCATGCCACAACAGCAGTTTGGCAAGGCGATCAATTGCTGTTGTATGACGCAACTCAGGGAATTTTTTCGACTCAACAAAAAGTTGCGGAGGTATTAGGAATTGAGCCTGAGAAAGTCCGCATTATGTCTTACTTTGTGGGCGGTGGCTTTGGTTGCAAAGGGTCGGCTTGGTCGCACGTACCACTAGCAGCGATCGCAGCACGGCAGGTAAATCGCCCAGTCAAATTAGTTCTGGGACGGATACAAATGTATGGGCCTGTCGGCTTCCGACCAGAGACAATTCAACAAGTTTCTTTGGGTGCTACCCGCGAAGGAAAATTAACTGCACTCCGACACACTGGCACTTCACAGACTTCAACTTTTGATGAATTCATTGAACCTGTTGGTAAAAGTGCCCGCATGATTTACGCTTGCCCGAATATCGAAACTAGCCATCGTCTGGTTCAGCTAGATCAGGGAACACCAACCTATATGCGGGCCCCAGGTGAAGCTTCTGGATCGTTCGCCTTAGAGTCGGCAATGGACGAACTCGCTTATGCACTCAATATCGATCCGGTGGAACTGCGTCTGCGTAACCATGCTGATGTCGATCCTAGTAAAGGACTGCCTTGGTCGAGCAAGTCACTCATCCAGTGCTACAAGACAGGAGCAGAAAAATTTGGCTGGCAAAAGCGCAATCCTCAACCCCGTTCGATGCGAGACGGCAATTATTTGATTGGTTGGGGTATGGCAACAGCTACTTATCCTACCAATCGTTCTCCAGCATCAGCGATCGCTAAGATTATGGCAGACGGTACAGCTGTAGTGCAAAGTGGTTCTCAAGATATTGGTACAGGCACTTATACTGTCATGACTCAAGTTGCAGCTGAGGCGCTTGGTCTAGCAGTTGAGAAAGTTCGCTTTGAACTAGGCGATACTAAGATGCCAAAAACTCCCGTTTCCGGTGGTTCGCAAACCGCCGCTAGTGTGAGTTCGGCTGTACATTTAGCGGGCAATCAAGCTCGCAGTAAGCTTTTGCAACTAGCACTTGCCGATGAAAAATCACCGCTTTATAGTTCAAATGCTGAAGATGTGATTGCCCAAAATGGCAGCTTTTTCTTAAAAAATAAATCGTCTGTAAGCGAAACATATCAGGCAATCTTGGCACGGCATGGAATGAAAACGATCGAAGCACGTGCAGATGCCAAGCTTGGGGACGAGCAAAAGAAGTTTTCAATGCACGCATTTGGATCGCAATTTGCCGAAGTCCGCGTTAACCCTGATTCCGGCGAAGTGCGAGTAACGCGCTGGGTGGGAAGCTTTGGTGTTGGACGTATCCTCAACGCCAAAACAGCCAACAGTCAACTCATCGGTGGGATTGTCTACGGTATCGGGATGGCACTGATGGAACATACGATTATAGACCCGAATCTAGGACGCGTTGTCAACCATGATTTAGCTGAATATCACGTACCAGTAAATGCAGACGTTCCTGATATTGAGGTGTTGTTTGTCGATGAACACGATCCACATATCAACCCGCTTGGTGTCAAGGGGATTGGGGAAATTGGCATTACCGGTACTGCTGCGGCGATCGCTAACGCTGTTTATCATGCCACAGGTAAGCGCGTTCGTGATTTGCCAATTACATTAGATAAATTGTTGTAG
- a CDS encoding type 1 glutamine amidotransferase domain-containing protein, with amino-acid sequence MTKLTNLRVAVLATDGFEEAELTEPVKALKEAGAQVEILSTKSGQIQAFRHHDKSITVNVDRVLDRAEASEYDAVLLPGGALNADTLRMGPKVQSFLQQIQQAGKPFAVICHAAWELISANLVQGRTLTSYYTIQDDIRNAGGNWIDKEVVVDGNWVTSRQPDDIPAFNQEMLNLFAQFAPTASGSH; translated from the coding sequence GTGACTAAATTAACAAATTTACGAGTTGCAGTATTAGCAACCGATGGGTTTGAAGAAGCTGAACTTACAGAACCCGTAAAAGCACTCAAAGAAGCTGGCGCACAAGTTGAAATTCTCTCAACCAAATCTGGACAAATCCAAGCGTTTCGGCATCATGACAAAAGCATAACTGTAAATGTCGATCGGGTTCTCGATCGAGCAGAAGCAAGCGAATACGATGCAGTGTTGTTACCTGGTGGCGCACTCAATGCCGATACGCTAAGAATGGGGCCGAAAGTACAATCTTTCTTACAGCAAATACAACAAGCAGGTAAACCATTCGCCGTTATTTGCCACGCAGCTTGGGAATTGATATCTGCCAACTTGGTGCAAGGACGCACTTTAACCAGCTATTACACAATTCAAGATGACATCCGTAACGCAGGCGGTAACTGGATAGATAAAGAAGTTGTAGTAGATGGAAATTGGGTAACAAGTCGTCAACCAGATGATATCCCGGCATTCAATCAGGAAATGTTGAATCTGTTTGCACAATTTGCACCAACGGCATCCGGCTCACATTAA
- a CDS encoding DUF4142 domain-containing protein — protein sequence MSNFKIFSTGLAAIALSVATGCTPTTPRDQNTSEVPSAQSVQATESPSPTASPTVSPTTSGQNNLSSSDRQFITEAAQDGLAEVQLGQLASQRGKSDVVKQYGQRMVQDHTQANAQLKQLAAQKGVTLPTTIGSNNQQIKQRLSRLSGSNFDRQYLNQMLQAHEKDVAAFQTEAEQGQDPDVKAFAAQTLPTLQQHLEEVRSIVNPGGTSNSTPTSSPTSSPTSSPTSSPTPTSTP from the coding sequence ATGTCCAACTTCAAAATATTTTCTACTGGTTTAGCAGCGATCGCTTTATCTGTCGCAACTGGTTGCACACCAACTACTCCCCGCGACCAGAATACATCGGAAGTTCCATCTGCTCAGTCTGTGCAAGCAACTGAGAGCCCATCTCCAACTGCTTCCCCAACTGTTTCACCAACTACATCAGGTCAAAATAATCTTAGTTCTTCAGACAGACAATTTATCACTGAAGCGGCTCAAGATGGTTTAGCAGAAGTCCAATTAGGACAACTTGCATCACAACGTGGAAAGAGCGATGTAGTCAAACAATATGGACAGCGTATGGTTCAAGATCATACCCAGGCCAACGCGCAACTCAAACAGTTGGCAGCTCAAAAAGGTGTCACGCTGCCAACTACTATCGGCAGCAATAATCAGCAAATCAAGCAACGTTTATCTAGGCTTTCTGGTAGTAACTTCGATCGCCAATATCTGAATCAGATGCTTCAAGCTCATGAAAAGGATGTCGCGGCATTTCAAACTGAAGCTGAACAGGGACAAGATCCAGATGTGAAGGCATTTGCGGCTCAAACGCTACCAACCCTCCAACAACACTTGGAAGAGGTTCGTTCCATTGTTAATCCTGGTGGAACTTCAAATAGTACCCCAACTAGCAGCCCAACTAGCAGTCCAACTAGCAGTCCAACTAGCAGCCCAACTCCAACCAGCACCCCATAA
- a CDS encoding Gfo/Idh/MocA family protein, whose translation MSELFKGEFSRRQILTTAGLGAISAAALGSMNEEVAAQQPTGQATPHGGSLPPQIKFAPISEKTEVDTGGPPTALPPERRLGFAIVGLGRLALEEIMPAFAECKLAKPTALVSGDAAKANQVAQQYGIKPQNVYNYQNYDNLRNNSDVDVIYIVLPNSMHREYTVRGAKAGKHILCEKPMATTVEDCQQMIDACKQSDRKLMIAYRCQYEPHHRAMIQMIRSKELGTLKVIQADNGQNQGGDLNQWRLKRALAGGGSLPDVGIYCLNATRYLTGEEPIAISAQTFSTPGDPRFKEVEESVTFQLRFPSGVLGICSTSYGFHEGRRFRVFGSDAWGQLDPAFSYNGLRMMISRKSPTNSMAENISEVRIGEKNQFALEMDHIADCVIQNKQPHTPGEEGLQDQKLITLIYEAAQTGKTISLPRVSSGLDATRGPAPRMLH comes from the coding sequence ATGTCTGAATTGTTTAAAGGAGAGTTTTCTCGTCGTCAGATTCTAACAACTGCTGGATTAGGAGCCATTTCAGCCGCCGCCCTTGGTAGTATGAACGAAGAGGTTGCAGCCCAACAACCGACTGGGCAAGCTACCCCACATGGAGGTTCCTTACCGCCTCAGATTAAATTTGCGCCGATTTCAGAAAAGACTGAGGTAGATACAGGCGGGCCTCCAACAGCATTACCTCCAGAGCGACGTTTGGGATTTGCGATCGTTGGACTGGGCAGACTGGCGTTAGAAGAAATCATGCCTGCATTTGCAGAATGTAAACTAGCAAAGCCAACTGCATTAGTTAGTGGTGATGCTGCCAAAGCAAATCAAGTTGCCCAGCAGTATGGCATTAAACCGCAGAATGTTTACAATTATCAGAATTACGACAATCTCCGCAATAATTCAGACGTTGATGTTATCTATATAGTGCTGCCCAACAGTATGCACCGGGAATATACGGTGCGTGGTGCTAAAGCCGGTAAGCATATTTTGTGTGAAAAGCCAATGGCGACTACGGTAGAAGATTGTCAACAGATGATCGATGCGTGCAAACAAAGCGATCGCAAGTTGATGATTGCCTATCGCTGCCAATATGAGCCGCACCATCGCGCCATGATTCAGATGATCCGCAGCAAAGAATTAGGAACTCTGAAGGTGATTCAGGCAGATAATGGACAAAACCAGGGCGGGGATTTAAACCAGTGGCGATTAAAACGCGCTTTAGCTGGAGGTGGATCTTTACCAGATGTAGGAATCTATTGCCTGAATGCAACTCGCTATTTGACGGGAGAAGAACCGATCGCAATTAGCGCCCAAACCTTCAGCACTCCTGGCGATCCACGCTTCAAAGAGGTGGAAGAAAGTGTTACTTTTCAACTGCGGTTTCCTAGTGGAGTGCTAGGGATTTGCTCTACTAGCTATGGCTTTCACGAAGGGCGGCGGTTTCGTGTCTTTGGCTCTGATGCTTGGGGACAACTCGATCCGGCGTTCTCTTACAACGGTTTGCGAATGATGATTTCGCGCAAATCACCAACCAATAGTATGGCAGAAAACATCAGCGAAGTGCGGATAGGTGAAAAAAACCAGTTCGCCTTAGAAATGGATCATATTGCAGATTGTGTGATTCAGAATAAACAACCCCACACACCAGGGGAAGAAGGTTTGCAAGACCAAAAACTAATAACATTGATTTACGAAGCCGCACAAACAGGCAAAACAATCTCTCTACCTCGTGTATCATCAGGACTGGATGCCACTCGTGGCCCCGCTCCTAGAATGCTTCATTAA
- a CDS encoding XdhC family protein, producing the protein MNELQAILEGFESSQESGEITFLATVVKTQGSTYRRPGAKMFMTNTGRTIGTISAGCLENDVFEYTQQRMSDGKPILVTYDRTASEDILWGFGLGCNGVVQVLIERLERKSIPNAIAFTQECFHKKHLGIIATVFAFEGEVDVELGSRLLLYPNGKIVTDIKDQYLIQSLSADTQAAFVNQKPSVNNYQLPFGSAEVFIEVIQPPTPLVIFGAGYGAVPIAKFAQALGWDVTVVDCRANDTTRARFPLACDVILSNRYIIHKQIFIDVQTIAVVMTHNYLDDLEILKMMLPSPARYIGVLGTKYRTERLLEDLSIKGIVPTSEQLNRLYSPVGIDIGAETPEEIAIAIIAEIQAVLKNRNSNFLKNRNQPIHKSYQDNFNL; encoded by the coding sequence ATGAATGAATTACAAGCAATTTTAGAAGGCTTTGAATCCAGTCAAGAAAGTGGTGAAATCACTTTTCTTGCAACTGTAGTTAAAACTCAAGGTTCAACCTATCGCCGACCTGGTGCTAAAATGTTTATGACAAATACAGGTCGGACGATTGGAACAATCAGTGCTGGTTGCTTAGAGAATGACGTATTTGAGTATACTCAGCAACGAATGTCAGACGGCAAACCAATTCTTGTTACTTACGATCGCACCGCCTCTGAAGATATTCTTTGGGGTTTTGGTTTAGGGTGCAATGGGGTAGTACAAGTTCTCATCGAACGGCTTGAGAGAAAAAGCATACCCAATGCGATCGCTTTTACACAAGAGTGCTTTCATAAAAAACATTTGGGTATTATTGCTACAGTCTTTGCTTTTGAAGGCGAGGTAGATGTGGAACTTGGGTCGCGCTTACTGCTCTATCCAAATGGTAAAATTGTCACTGACATTAAAGATCAATATTTAATTCAATCTCTGAGCGCAGATACTCAAGCGGCCTTTGTTAATCAAAAGCCAAGCGTCAACAACTATCAGTTACCTTTCGGCAGTGCAGAAGTTTTCATCGAAGTCATTCAACCACCCACACCTTTAGTAATATTTGGTGCAGGTTATGGCGCTGTACCCATAGCAAAGTTTGCTCAAGCATTAGGTTGGGATGTTACTGTAGTTGATTGTCGAGCTAATGACACAACTAGAGCGCGATTTCCTTTAGCTTGTGATGTGATCCTTAGCAATCGATACATTATACATAAACAGATTTTTATAGATGTTCAAACAATAGCTGTAGTGATGACGCATAATTATCTTGACGATCTAGAAATTTTAAAGATGATGCTACCATCGCCTGCACGTTATATTGGCGTTTTAGGAACAAAGTATCGCACAGAAAGATTGCTGGAAGATTTATCCATCAAAGGGATAGTTCCTACTAGTGAACAATTAAATAGATTGTATAGTCCTGTTGGTATTGATATCGGTGCAGAGACACCAGAAGAAATAGCGATCGCCATCATTGCAGAAATTCAAGCAGTGCTGAAAAACCGCAATAGTAATTTTTTAAAAAATCGTAATCAACCAATTCATAAAAGTTATCAAGACAATTTTAATTTGTGA
- a CDS encoding response regulator — protein sequence MRILLIEDDEVLASVLLQSLTQQHYAVEIAEDGQIGWEYAQATNYDLILTDVVLPKLDGITLCQRLRSNGCSTPILLITAKDETSDRIRGLDAGADDYLIKPLNLRELQARVRALLRRGDTPRPPVLEVGALRLDPSICEVTYDNQVLDLTPKEYSLLEILLRNPLRVFSRGDIIEHLWTFDDPPQEETVKSHIKGLRHKLKVVGAVDWIENVYGLGYRLKSQKTTSSGNSKKEITQKNPVQNSSTTDTSPSVEQQFKQAMNGLWSQYQGLMTQRMEVLQQAAAELSSGTLTIKLRNSAEREAHKLAGVLGMFEQETGTQIARKIEQILAKDGELLAAQKRRLISLIQELGELLNLMAQKLVDKTATSIEEEISSKLLLIDPDLQLGSQLQQVAYSMGMRWQQITTLEAAKNFLQTTSPDLVVLNVDEIGQREETLALMVDLATHTPPIPVLALAVNDRLVDRVTLAQSGARGFLLKPVAASQVWETASQILQFTRSLKVNVLVVDDDPLILAALGPMLEPWGMRITGLDDPLRFWEVLQSTAPDLLILDVEMPHISGIELCQAVRTDPQWQELPIVFLTAHREMETVQQVFAAGGDDYVVKPVVGAELLARITHRLERSRLLQSLSTKDPLTGLANQFQSSRDLQRLIAQAEKNQRSLCLVILHISDLRQINIQYGHEAGNQVLQRWSRLFQSAFCSGEILGYWGNGEFVVGISGFTETEVTVDTEQLVVKHRLNEILIKLRQQVFTASNGDRFQVTCNFAVVEYPNDGLNLQSLYQVANSMLKQS from the coding sequence ATGAGAATCTTGCTGATCGAAGATGATGAAGTTTTAGCGAGTGTTTTGTTGCAGTCTCTTACCCAACAACACTATGCTGTTGAAATAGCAGAAGATGGACAAATTGGTTGGGAATATGCCCAAGCTACGAACTACGACCTGATATTAACAGATGTGGTACTGCCGAAGCTGGATGGTATTACTTTATGCCAGCGCTTACGTTCTAATGGCTGTTCCACTCCTATTTTATTGATCACAGCAAAAGATGAAACTAGCGATCGCATTCGTGGACTTGATGCTGGTGCAGATGATTATCTAATTAAACCTTTAAATTTAAGAGAACTTCAAGCAAGAGTACGCGCTTTGCTACGTCGCGGCGATACTCCCCGTCCTCCAGTGCTAGAAGTTGGAGCATTGCGTTTAGATCCAAGTATTTGCGAGGTAACATACGACAATCAAGTTCTGGATTTGACACCTAAAGAATATAGTCTGCTGGAAATATTACTGCGGAATCCATTGCGGGTTTTTAGTCGGGGAGATATTATCGAACATCTCTGGACTTTTGACGATCCACCCCAAGAGGAAACCGTGAAGTCTCATATTAAGGGGTTACGACACAAGTTGAAAGTAGTTGGAGCCGTAGACTGGATTGAAAACGTTTATGGTTTGGGATATCGCTTAAAATCCCAAAAAACTACTAGTAGTGGAAATAGCAAAAAAGAAATAACTCAAAAAAATCCAGTTCAAAATTCTTCCACAACCGATACCTCTCCATCCGTTGAACAGCAGTTTAAGCAAGCAATGAATGGGCTGTGGAGTCAATACCAGGGGTTAATGACACAACGAATGGAGGTATTGCAACAAGCAGCAGCAGAACTCTCTAGCGGCACACTAACTATAAAATTACGTAATTCGGCTGAACGGGAAGCGCATAAGCTAGCTGGTGTTTTGGGAATGTTTGAGCAAGAAACAGGAACTCAAATAGCACGGAAAATTGAACAGATTTTAGCCAAAGATGGAGAGTTATTGGCAGCCCAAAAACGCCGACTGATATCGCTGATACAAGAGTTAGGCGAATTGTTAAACTTAATGGCACAAAAGCTAGTAGATAAAACTGCTACCTCGATTGAGGAAGAGATAAGTTCTAAGTTACTGCTGATTGACCCTGATTTACAACTGGGTTCACAGTTGCAACAAGTAGCATATTCTATGGGAATGCGTTGGCAGCAAATAACAACGTTAGAAGCTGCAAAAAACTTCTTGCAAACCACATCACCAGATTTAGTAGTGCTAAATGTAGATGAGATAGGGCAGCGAGAGGAAACTTTAGCATTGATGGTGGACTTAGCAACACACACCCCTCCTATACCTGTTCTGGCGCTTGCTGTTAACGATCGACTAGTAGATCGTGTAACTTTGGCTCAGTCTGGGGCGCGGGGTTTTCTCCTCAAGCCTGTCGCTGCAAGTCAAGTTTGGGAAACTGCCTCACAAATCTTACAGTTTACCCGTTCTTTAAAAGTAAATGTATTAGTCGTTGATGATGACCCGCTTATTTTAGCCGCACTAGGCCCAATGTTAGAACCTTGGGGAATGCGAATCACCGGATTGGACGATCCCCTACGTTTCTGGGAAGTATTACAATCTACTGCACCAGATTTGTTGATTTTGGATGTGGAAATGCCTCACATCAGTGGTATAGAACTTTGCCAGGCAGTTCGCACAGATCCGCAATGGCAGGAATTGCCAATTGTATTTCTGACGGCTCACCGAGAGATGGAAACGGTGCAGCAGGTGTTTGCTGCTGGGGGAGATGATTATGTGGTTAAACCTGTTGTGGGGGCAGAATTGCTGGCCAGGATTACCCATCGCTTAGAACGCAGCCGCCTACTACAGTCGCTCTCTACCAAAGATCCCTTAACGGGACTGGCAAATCAATTTCAGTCTAGCCGCGACTTACAGCGCCTGATTGCTCAAGCCGAAAAAAATCAGCGATCGCTTTGCTTGGTGATATTGCATATCAGCGATTTACGCCAAATTAATATCCAGTACGGCCATGAGGCTGGTAATCAAGTATTACAACGATGGAGTCGGCTATTTCAATCAGCATTTTGCAGTGGTGAAATATTGGGCTATTGGGGGAACGGAGAATTTGTGGTGGGAATTTCTGGGTTTACTGAAACAGAAGTGACAGTAGACACAGAGCAGCTTGTCGTCAAACATCGCCTCAATGAAATTTTAATTAAGCTTCGCCAGCAAGTATTTACAGCTTCAAATGGCGATCGCTTCCAGGTAACTTGTAACTTTGCTGTGGTTGAGTATCCTAATGATGGACTAAACTTACAATCTTTATACCAAGTTGCTAATTCTATGTTGAAGCAGAGCTAA